ataattaaattttcgcCGTCACtcttagcaaaaaaaaaaaaaacacaaaaaagaatttaaaacaaaaaataatagcaAGAGCAATAACAGGTAACTGCTAATTTCGCGCTTCCTGTTCTCTTAAATTCTTTTCGTCTTTCACACTGTGACTAATGTTAATGACATCTCATATCGTCAGTTCATTTCGACCTTAAAAGTCGTTGCACTCTCCATTTTGGggacataaacaaaacaaaacaataccAGAATGCAAAACTCGTTTCGTACTTGACATGAAGCTCACTTTTTTTGGACTGTTCCAAATTGCGAAATCGTGCGAATTATTACAAGTTTAAGATTAACTAGAAATCAATATCTAATCTTCGACAAAACGCTTATCCGCTTGGCTGTTGAGAACGTAATAACAAAATTCATAGGCAGTTGTTTTAAATACGTAGAAACTAATTCAACTGTCGGAAGTTGATAAGCTATGCTAACACAAGGAGCCATTTTAATTGCCGGAGACAGCAACAAGTAGCGCAGTTCTCATGACGCACGATAAGGGAAAACAAGCGTCAGTTGAAAATACCGCAGCGTAGCCGACGCCAAAACATAAAGCAGCAGTTACTTTCCAGATAAAAAACAGTCTGAGAACGCCCATGCCAAGCATCGGTTGCCGCCTGAAGCAGGGTCTAACAATGGAAACGTCAAAGGGGCAAGTTCAtgtgataaaataaatacaaatccAGAAAACTAACGCATGGCATCGCTATTATTAATCATATCTGCAAAAAACTATTGTGCTTATCATGACTATAAGCTGAGAGAAGTTTATTCTAAATTATgtgaacaaatttatttgctctgGCTTAAAAATTGTTcacttttatgtttgtttaaattaatatcaacTTGTGCtgtgctaaaaatatttaaaaaaataatatgaaaatgattCAACCTCGTGATAAcatagaaaatacaaattcacaacgtatttatataaaatcaatGCAATGATTGAAATTCTATGAACATTTCATTAATATCAACTtgtgaattattaaattaacaaaaactaAGGCAAGTTTGTGATAAATAATGAAAGTAAACTTTCCCCtataatatatgtgtatacatGAAATCAATCCTCTGAGGATTGCTGTTAGTATCTGAGTTCCAAGAAATTAAAAGACCTTCGCGCTTATCTTTTAAAAACAAGTCTGCAGGGtggtttaatttttattgtaaacaaattaagaaTTCGCCATGTTTACTCTCAGTCTGGAAAAGAATTTTTACTAACAACTTGTGTTGCGACAAAGAATTATGAAAACTATACAAAATTGAGGCAAGTTCGCTGTGTATTAAATTAACTACTCCATAAagatttaaatatgtatagtgccaagaaaatataatattacaattaagTAACACAGGAAACAACTTagagataaataataaaattcaaatgagtCCTCGACTCATTGATATTAAACTGCTGCTATGAACTTACTGTTACTATCTTAGTTTCACAGTTCCTAGAAATTATGAAGATTTTGTTcgtatttaaaaacaagtatgaaagtCGCTTTGTTAATATTGTTAACAATTTTACAACTGTCTATGTGTGTTTTTCCCCTGGTTTACTACATTAACAATACTAGAAATATGTAATTGGGGACAAAGAAAATGAAGTGTAATCGAGCaacaataatttgaataattataaaaagtgtttgcaatttcaaatttggcTTATTCTAAGCGagaaaataatagtaatactAATACAAATCCACAAATCCGACTCGATCACTTTTTGGTAAAGAAGCTACTGATGTTGGATTGCTTTGTTTTAGGCGTCTCCTTTGCCATTTTACCAGCTTtactcgctgctgctggcggcgATTTTTTCTTTGTAGTAGGCGAAGTCTTTTTCTTGGCCGCTGTCGCCGCCTGCGCTTGTTTCTTGGGCCTTACAGTTATAACAAAGCCATCATCATCTAGAAATGTTTCGTTTGTGGCCACAGCAGCATCCACATCGATCGCTTCTTCCACCTCCGCCTCCTTCTTTGACTGTGACTCTGTTGACTTCTTTTGCGGCTGCTCTTCGTCCTCAGAGTCCGAAATGCGACGACGTTTGCTAGTTTTTGGCTTGCTGCCCGCGTCGTCGTCATCTGACTCATCGCCAGAGCCAACTACCTTGCGTCGCAGCTTATCCAATTTCTCCTCCTCGTCGGAGGaggcttcttcttcttcatcaaACAGCTGCACGGAGGTGTTGGTTGCCGTTAATTCTTTTTTCACGCTTTCCGTGGGCGATTTCTTCGATTCGCTGGACGTGGACGTGGGTTGCTTCTTGAAGAAGTTGTCCATGCTGCCGCTGGCTGCTTTGCTGCCTGCCGCTGATTTCGTTTCCTTGGGCGGCTGCGCGGCTTTGGCCGCAGGAGCTGCACTAAAGAAGCTGTTAATGCTGCCCTTTTTCgatggagctgctgctgctttgcctttgcctttctGTGCGCTTGGTGGCGATTTCTTCTGTTCCtctttgcttgctgctgcctccACCTTGCTGCCAGTTGCCTTTGTCGGCTCCactttgctgcttgttgtctttgttggcTCCACCTTGACACTAGCGGGCTTAGCGGTCACTCCATTACCGTTCAAGGGCTTGTGGTCAGTACCGTTGGTCACTGGCTTACTTGTAGCTGCTCCTGCACGCTCCTCCAACTTGGCTAGTTTTACTTCGACATGCTGCATAGGCTTGAAAATGGGGGCAGCACTCTTGGAGCCGCCAGCAATCTCCACGGAATACAGATGCGATTGTGAGTTTTGCAATTTGCCCAGCCATTCCTTTAACTTGTCTTCACCTTGCACAATCGTATACAGCTCGCCGTCGCCATTCGCTTTCATGCCATGTACGAGAAAGCGTTTCTCGAACTTGTTGTTGGCGCGTTCCTGTTGTTTAATGTGCGCCTCGAGGGTTTCGTGAGCTTCTTTATACGTTAATTTGTACTTTTCTAGCAAATCAGTGACCAGCACTCGTCTATCAAAGTCAATTAGACAATCATCGAGTGCTTCTTGCAGCGACATCTTGTGCGCACACGTGAAAACAAGAGTTTTTCgtgaaatataatttgataataaCACGACAACACAACGCGAAAATACGCAATGCGCAACAAAAAGGCGCTGAAATGCCGGCGCAAAACAGCTGGGCAATTATAGAGATGGGCGATAAGTATGCATTCGCATTAACATTATCGTATTGACTGTTATCGACTTAGCAGAGAGTTAACATGTTGCTGTAAAGTGGCAACGCTTCAAATGTGAATGGCAAAACAACTTATTGCGCAATTAAAAGCATAGATGGCGCTTTAAAGCAACAGTGCTGTTATTCCCGCGCTGTTAAGATTTTGAAATGTAACGTATTTTAACTAACAATTAATCTTGTATTTTGATTGCAGCTACAACATGCGCTTTGAGCCGCTGGGTCAGAAAATGTTCACACGCCGCAACTGGCTGCTGCGCTGCAGCATACTCATCAACGTGGCTGTGCTGCTCTATATTGGCAGCCATGTGATGATTGGTGGCGGCAACAATTTCACTAGCGGCGGCGGATTCCTGCtgcaggagcaacaacaacaacagccggCGGCATCCGCCTTACAGGCTTCCTCCCttttgccacaacaacaacaacccacGCCCAAAAATGTAagatttcattaatattaattatatttttaatacgaataactcttttatttttattttatggcagTCGGAGGCGTCTTTTGCGGAAGAGAAGCTGGTGGTGGCAGGCAGTGGGAATGCGAATTCggagccagcagcagctgcggcgCCACCATCGGCAACCATCGGCGACAGCGGAGGAGGCAATCTGCCTGAAGCTGGCCAAGTGGTGGGCAACATTGGCGTTgtcggcagcagcagttcaGCCACAGAGCTGAATAACACACAGTCCGATGGCTACATAGTCACTGGCGATGAAAAGGAACTGGATGAACGAGTGCGCAGCCTACTTAATTGCTACGAACGCGATTATGACCAACAGACGCTACAGCGTGGCGACTTTTGGGTGCTGCAGAACTATGTGAGAGCGGAGCATGGTGAGCTCAAGTGCCACGAGTCCATCACATACACAACGCATGCGGATTACACATTTTTAGACAATCTAGTGCCGTTGCTGGAACGGTAAGCGAGAGTTTCCatcttttatactttttactaattttttaaatccatCAGCTGGAATGCACCTATTAGCATAGCAATGCATGCTCCAGGTACGGATTTCCAGCCTACACTGGACTCTATCAAGTATCTGCGAGACTGTGTGCCTGGAAACCAGCTGGTACGCTCATTTGCCACCTTCCACATCTACTTTGGCACCAAGCACATACCCAAGTCAGTCCCCAAGGCACAGGATGCCCTCAAGACGGGCTACAATTGTTCGCTGCCAGCGCCGTATTTCAATGTCAGCTCCGGACATTTGTATAAAGCGCAAAAGAAGCTGTTGTATCCAGTGAATGTGGGTCGCAACATCGCACGCGATTCGGCGCTCACTCACTTTATACTCGCCTCGGACATTGAACTGTATCCCAATCCGGGACTGGTTAAGAAATTTCTCGAGATGATAGCGCGCAACGAACAGTATCTGCGGCGGAAGGCGCCAAGGTGAGTCATCTAAAAAGTccaaattacaaatttcacatattttcgtcttaattataattaggATAAAGATAGAAGCTGTCGTTATCAAGTTTTAGATTATAAAATAACATCATTtaaaaagagtaaataatgcggtaaattataattaatagatTTGTAGATGGTTATAAGTAGagattgttatttttattcaaatatttttcaaagatTGTCATTTCAAGCagattatttttttgtattaaatattataggCGAAACATGTTTAACGAAtaataagtttaaatatatagtatttattaatagTAAGAAAGTAAGAAGTCGAAATCTCTTTGGGTATTTTGGAGACACGGTTGCCACTTTTAgtacaaatgtaccaaaactgGTATTTTTATGCATTGGTACATTGGatcacttttttttcattttggtacattttcaatatgcctggtctagaatttaaatttttcataaaattttatgttcacacatattattttaacaaatggcTCTGTTCCACCAGacacaaattttgtatcaGTTAGAAATTGAACCATGTCTAACACTGGAAAATATCGCATACAGTCGATTTGCGACGAATTGTGACAAttgagaaaatatatttgcgcTATTCTAAGGTCTATCACTACGTAAACAGTTATATATTGTGAATcacaatttatgaaatacaaaaaatctttCGTGAAAAAAtttgtggtacatttttgctaaaattggtacattttttcaaaattttggtacaacaattttttttggaatggcaACCGTGGTTGGagacttatttttaaattatgccaACAGTAGACAAGCTGAGAAAGCAAATAGGATTTCTTTATGATAGTATATTGACATATcatattgtatatagtatatgtatttatgagATGTCGAATAAAAGGAAAAGCTCTGCACatttaaacaatgttaaatGCTAGCAATCTAATGCCTATTTATCTATTCCGCAGGGTTTTCCCACTCAGTATTTTTGAGGTGGACGAGAATTCGCCAGTGCCGCACGACAAAACCGAGCTGCAGGAGTTTCTGCGGAATGGCAAAGCCATACCCTTCCATAAACGGGTGTGTGCAAGTTGTCATGGTGTGCCCAAGTCCAAGGAGTGGATGGCGGCCAATGAGACGGACGAGCTGAGTGTGTTTCACATAGGCAAACGCACTGGCTACTATGTGCACTGGGAGCCCATCTATATTGGCACCCATGCGGATCCCCACTACGACGAGCGGCTCAGCTGGGAAGGCAAGAGCGACAAGATGACGCAGGTAAGTAAATgcatataatattcaaattaccTTAACTGAAATGTGTCTTCAATATTGAAGGGTTACTCACTGTGTGTGCTGGACTACGAGTTCCACATACTGGACAATGCGTTTCTGGTACACAAGCCGGGCATCAAAGTGCTGAAAAAGGACAATCGGCGAGCGATGCTGGCGGGCAAAACGAACCAGCTGATACGTAAGATCATCTATCCGGAATTGAAGATCATGTACGGCATGCGCAAGGGCTGCGCAATATAGTAACTAATTCTGCAGCGCAGCAGTTGAGCATCGACTTTGAGCGAGGCGTTTGTGAAAAGACTACGACAACAACCAGCCACTCTAATACTATTTGCAATGTTATAGAATCCGGATGCATCGGATGCCTAAACGCCCTGCCCCAAAATaccaattaacaattaatagtAACCAATTACCAATTACGAACTACCAACTACCAATAACCAATATTATGCTAGAACCTTCCTTATGGCATTCGCTGCGCACTGGAAGTGTGTGGTGTTTTACGGTTAGTTAGCATTAGTTTAGTTAGTTAGCCTAGGATTAGGATCATTACTTAGGGTATACATAGAACGGACGGACGTTCAGAGCGGGTGTTTTTTCTACTCTACGCATAAGCAAAGCCTTAGGAGCACGGCTTAAGTACGTTAAACGTAGTTAGTTGTTGGTTTCCTCTTCGTTTTTCTGTGTCTATTATAATGCTGAATTATACATAGATTGTTAGCCAGGAGCTGCCATAAAAATAGATCAGAACAGACTAGATGATATAAATCCAGATTCACTTTTGTAAGGCAGCACAACAGCTATGAAATATCCATTGAGTCCTATTTGGAATTGACGATTagttgcattgtttttgtatattcataGGCAAGTCATTAATCAATTATGATTTAGTTAGAGTCATGAacatcaatttttaatttaagccaTTTAATTTATGTCATTAAGTTAGCACCACATTCACAAAAGTACTTCATGTGGAATACTCAAAACTCCAAACATTTTGCCCTAAAACATACCAACTTTTGTATACCAAGAGCCATTGAAAATGGCTGATTGATTGATAGAGAGATTCCTagagagacagacacagatacagacacacagaaGTCTTACCATTTTGAGTCTGCACTTGCCTAGTTTGTAGATAGAGAGTGGGCAACAAATAGGTTTAAAGTGGTTAAAACTCATTGAAACTaatgataatattattattagacaGCAACAATTCAAAACTTAAACTAAACTATACAGCTAAAGCCGCTATAAAGTAAAACGTTTAAATGTTAGACTTGGGAAATTACATAATTAGAATGCTGAACACAATTGACAAGatgcataaatacatacatataaactttagata
This window of the Drosophila albomicans strain 15112-1751.03 chromosome 2L, ASM965048v2, whole genome shotgun sequence genome carries:
- the LOC117566054 gene encoding beta-1,4-glucuronyltransferase 1 isoform X2; translated protein: MRFEPLGQKMFTRRNWLLRCSILINVAVLLYIGSHVMIGGGNNFTSGGGFLLQEQQQQQPAASALQASSLLPQQQQPTPKNSEASFAEEKLVVAGSGNANSEPAAAAAPPSATIGDSGGGNLPEAGQVVGNIGVVGSSSSATELNNTQSDGYIVTGDEKELDERVRSLLNCYERDYDQQTLQRGDFWVLQNYVRAEHGELKCHESITYTTHADYTFLDNLVPLLERWNAPISIAMHAPGTDFQPTLDSIKYLRDCVPGNQLVRSFATFHIYFGTKHIPKSVPKAQDALKTGYNCSLPAPYFNVSSGHLYKAQKKLLYPVNVGRNIARDSALTHFILASDIELYPNPGLVKKFLEMIARNEQYLRRKAPRVFPLSIFEVDENSPVPHDKTELQEFLRNGKAIPFHKRVCASCHGVPKSKEWMAANETDELSVFHIGKRTGYYVHWEPIYIGTHADPHYDERLSWEGKSDKMTQGYSLCVLDYEFHILDNAFLVHKPGIKVLKKDNRRAMLAGKTNQLIRKIIYPELKIMYGMRKGCAI
- the LOC117566054 gene encoding beta-1,4-glucuronyltransferase 1 isoform X1, producing MPSIGCRLKQGLTMETSKGYNMRFEPLGQKMFTRRNWLLRCSILINVAVLLYIGSHVMIGGGNNFTSGGGFLLQEQQQQQPAASALQASSLLPQQQQPTPKNSEASFAEEKLVVAGSGNANSEPAAAAAPPSATIGDSGGGNLPEAGQVVGNIGVVGSSSSATELNNTQSDGYIVTGDEKELDERVRSLLNCYERDYDQQTLQRGDFWVLQNYVRAEHGELKCHESITYTTHADYTFLDNLVPLLERWNAPISIAMHAPGTDFQPTLDSIKYLRDCVPGNQLVRSFATFHIYFGTKHIPKSVPKAQDALKTGYNCSLPAPYFNVSSGHLYKAQKKLLYPVNVGRNIARDSALTHFILASDIELYPNPGLVKKFLEMIARNEQYLRRKAPRVFPLSIFEVDENSPVPHDKTELQEFLRNGKAIPFHKRVCASCHGVPKSKEWMAANETDELSVFHIGKRTGYYVHWEPIYIGTHADPHYDERLSWEGKSDKMTQGYSLCVLDYEFHILDNAFLVHKPGIKVLKKDNRRAMLAGKTNQLIRKIIYPELKIMYGMRKGCAI
- the LOC117566056 gene encoding DNA polymerase delta subunit 3, with translation MSLQEALDDCLIDFDRRVLVTDLLEKYKLTYKEAHETLEAHIKQQERANNKFEKRFLVHGMKANGDGELYTIVQGEDKLKEWLGKLQNSQSHLYSVEIAGGSKSAAPIFKPMQHVEVKLAKLEERAGAATSKPVTNGTDHKPLNGNGVTAKPASVKVEPTKTTSSKVEPTKATGSKVEAAASKEEQKKSPPSAQKGKGKAAAAPSKKGSINSFFSAAPAAKAAQPPKETKSAAGSKAASGSMDNFFKKQPTSTSSESKKSPTESVKKELTATNTSVQLFDEEEEASSDEEEKLDKLRRKVVGSGDESDDDDAGSKPKTSKRRRISDSEDEEQPQKKSTESQSKKEAEVEEAIDVDAAVATNETFLDDDGFVITVRPKKQAQAATAAKKKTSPTTKKKSPPAAASKAGKMAKETPKTKQSNISSFFTKK